The genomic DNA GATTTCGCCATCACGCACCACTTCGCGAGGAGCGACCAGACAATGACCTATCCCCCGCCCGGGTCGCCGGGTCCTCAGCCGTGGCAGCCGGCACCCGGGTACCCGCCGGCCGGCTACGGGCAGGCGCCCGGGTACGGGCAACCGGCCGGGTACGGACAACCGCCCGGGTACGGACAGACACCCGGCTACGGGCAGGCACCCGGCTACCCAATGGGGCCCGGATACGGCCAGGCACCCGGGTTTCCCCCGGGACCCGGCTATCCCGGCGCGCCAACCCCGAACAACAACAAGAAGTTCCTGATCGGCGGGCTGGCCCTGCTCGCGGTCATCGGCATCGTGATCGGCGTGGTGGTGTGGACCTCGGGCTCCGGCGGTGGGCTCAGCGCACTGGGCGGTAACTCGGACGAGGACCAGATTCGCAGCCTGATGAGCGACCCGACGGCGTTGAAGGACCACCGGTGCGAGGCCGACGCCAAGTTCTTCAGTAAGTTCCCTGGCCTCGCCGACGGGAAGAAGGCGCCGGTCGGGCCCAAAGTGAAGGTCACCGTCAACAGTGTCGACGTGACGGGCGAGCATGCCACCGTGAACGTCACCACGCGCGCCGAAAGTGGGCGTGAGGCCTCCGCCACCGTCTATTTCCGCAAGGAAGGCGGTGAGTGGAAGTACTGCCTGACGGACTCCCCTGAGATGAAGAAACTGCAGCAGCTGCCGGGGATGAAGTAACGACCGAGGCTGACCGGCGTTTCCGGAGGTAGACGGCCCAGCGGTGTTAACTTGGACGGCAAGCACAGTTCACAGGGAGCGACCAGACATGACCTATCCCCCGCTCGGGCCGCAGCCAGGCGGCCAGCCGTGGCAGCAGCCGCAGCAGCCGGCACCCGGGTACCCGCCGGCCGGCTACGGCCAGCCGGGATACGGCCAGCCCCAGCCCGCCTATGGGCAACCCTCGTTCGGTCAGCCCGCGTACGGTCAGCCGGCCTACGGCCAGCCCGCATACGGACAGCCGCCGGGTTATCCGATGGGCCCGGGTTTCCCCGGTGCGCCGCAACCCAAATCGAACGGCCCGAAGTGGGCGCTGATCGGTGGGCTGGCGGCCATCATCGTCGTGGGCATCGTGCTCGCCGTAGTCC from Mycolicibacterium phocaicum includes the following:
- a CDS encoding Rv0361 family membrane protein; amino-acid sequence: MTYPPPGSPGPQPWQPAPGYPPAGYGQAPGYGQPAGYGQPPGYGQTPGYGQAPGYPMGPGYGQAPGFPPGPGYPGAPTPNNNKKFLIGGLALLAVIGIVIGVVVWTSGSGGGLSALGGNSDEDQIRSLMSDPTALKDHRCEADAKFFSKFPGLADGKKAPVGPKVKVTVNSVDVTGEHATVNVTTRAESGREASATVYFRKEGGEWKYCLTDSPEMKKLQQLPGMK